Sequence from the Luteibacter aegosomaticola genome:
TGCTTGGTATCGAGGTTGGCGCGCATGCCAATGCCGTTCATTGTAGAGGTTCCCTGCACAATGCGGGCTGCCTCGGCGGTCTCTAGCCGGTTTTCCTTAGGCCACGCCGTGACCTCGGAGGTATCGATGCTGGCCGGCGGGTTGGTATCGAACGCCACGCGGTCCATATGGACCAGGCCCTGCAGCTTGAGCAGCGTGCCGTCCTTGTTGACCCAGCCGTACTCGGAGTGGCCCGTCCACGGCGGCGCCGTGGTGTCCTTGGTCGGCGGCAGCACGAACTTCGGAGCGTTGATATACAGCGATTCGTCGCCTTCGCGCCGCTCCAGATGGGGCGCGATGAGCTTGAAGGCAGCCTGGCCTTCCTCGTTGTACGAGTCCAGGTCGAAGTTGGTCAGGACGTAGCCCGAGCGCGGCGGGCCGATGAAATCATCGACCTTCTTCTCGGGGGCGACCCAGTAATAGAGGAGGGTGCTGGCGCCCAGCGCGACGGCCAGGATGCCCAGCGTCCCGGCGGCGCTGCGGTCTTTGAACAGGTTGAAGACACTCACAGCCAGCGATCCCGCTCGGCTTCGGCCTTGCCCTGCGCGGCCAGGATCATGTCAGCCACTTCGCGGGCGGCGCCATAGCCGCCGGTCAGGCGGGTGCGCCAGTGCGCGCGCTCGGCGACCCAGGGGTGGGCGTTGGCCACGGCGACGGCCAGGCCGCTGATCCCCATCGCGGGCAGGTCGGGCAGGTCGTCGCCGACGAACGCAGCCTCGGCCGGCTCCAGGTGCAGGGCTTCGAGCAGGGCGTTAAGGGTGGCGCGCTTGTCCTTCTGGCCCTGGTAAACGTGCTGGATACCCAGTTCCTCGGCGCGCAGCGACACAGGGTGGCTGATGCGGGCCGTGATGATGGCGACCTTGATGCCGTTCTCCTGCAGCCGCTTGAGGCCCAGGCCATCATGGACGTGGAAGACCTTGGTCTCACGGCCGTCCTCGGCGTACCAGAGGCGCCCGTCGGTCAGCGTGCCATCCACGTCGAACACGACCACGCGGATGCGTGCGGCGCGGGCGAGGACGTCGGCGGGAATCTCGGTGTAGTGGGTATAGGCCATGGCGTGAAGGATACAGGGGCGGCTCCGGCGCGGTGCGGCGCGCCGGGCGGGCGCGTCAGACGACGCGTGCGCGTAGCAGGTCGTGGATGTTCAGGGCACCGACCACGCAGCCGTCGGCGTCGGTGACCAGCAGGGCGTGGATCTGGTGCTTTTCCATGATCTGGGCGGCCTCGACGGCCAGCTTGTCCGAACCGATGGTCTTGGGGCCGCGGGTCATCAGCTGGGCCACGGTGGCGCCACGCAAGTCCACGCCGTCGTCGTCGAGCGCGCGGCGGAGGTCACCGTCGGTGAACACGCCGATGAGCTTGCCATCGGGTTCGACCACGGCCGTCATGCCCAGGTGCTTGCGGGTCATCTCGACCAGCGCTTCGCTGAGCGAAGCCGTGATCGGGACCCGGGGCACGTCGTCGCCGCTGTGCATCACGTCGGCGATGTGCAGGAGCAGGCGGCGGCCAAGGCTGCCGGCCGGGTGGGAACGGGCGAAATCATCGGAGGTGAAGCCGCGGGCATCCAGCAGCGCCACGGCAAGGGCATCGCCCAGGACCAGGGCCGCCGTGGTGCTGGCCGTCGGAGCCAGCCCGTGGGGGCAGGCTTCGGAGGCCACGTTGCCGTCGATATTCACATCCGCCTGGCTGGCCAGCGAGGATTTCGGGTTGCCGGTGATCGCGATAAGGGGGATGCCCTGGCGCTTGATCGCCGGCAGGATGAACAGCAGTTCGTCCGTTTCACCGGAGTACGAGATGGCCAGGACGATATCCGAGGGCTGGATCATGCCCAGGTCGCCGTGGCTGGCTTCGCCCGGGTGAACAAAGAAGGAGGGCGTGCCGGTGGAGGCCAGGGTGGCGG
This genomic interval carries:
- a CDS encoding KpsF/GutQ family sugar-phosphate isomerase — translated: MNARTAPPTGPMLVNADTVVRSARTVIATEAAAIRALERRVDASFVRACQMILDCKGRVVVSGMGKSGHIARKIAATLASTGTPSFFVHPGEASHGDLGMIQPSDIVLAISYSGETDELLFILPAIKRQGIPLIAITGNPKSSLASQADVNIDGNVASEACPHGLAPTASTTAALVLGDALAVALLDARGFTSDDFARSHPAGSLGRRLLLHIADVMHSGDDVPRVPITASLSEALVEMTRKHLGMTAVVEPDGKLIGVFTDGDLRRALDDDGVDLRGATVAQLMTRGPKTIGSDKLAVEAAQIMEKHQIHALLVTDADGCVVGALNIHDLLRARVV
- the lptC gene encoding LPS export ABC transporter periplasmic protein LptC, which encodes MSVFNLFKDRSAAGTLGILAVALGASTLLYYWVAPEKKVDDFIGPPRSGYVLTNFDLDSYNEEGQAAFKLIAPHLERREGDESLYINAPKFVLPPTKDTTAPPWTGHSEYGWVNKDGTLLKLQGLVHMDRVAFDTNPPASIDTSEVTAWPKENRLETAEAARIVQGTSTMNGIGMRANLDTKHLELLDAVHTQYQPRKR
- a CDS encoding KdsC family phosphatase, which encodes MAYTHYTEIPADVLARAARIRVVVFDVDGTLTDGRLWYAEDGRETKVFHVHDGLGLKRLQENGIKVAIITARISHPVSLRAEELGIQHVYQGQKDKRATLNALLEALHLEPAEAAFVGDDLPDLPAMGISGLAVAVANAHPWVAERAHWRTRLTGGYGAAREVADMILAAQGKAEAERDRWL